The Lucilia cuprina isolate Lc7/37 chromosome 5, ASM2204524v1, whole genome shotgun sequence genome includes a window with the following:
- the LOC111676683 gene encoding uncharacterized protein LOC111676683, translating to MISLNQFTTSIILAALTLVTCVIRAEFLFSVLHDITSPKHYGDGDIVINIILVINMVVYLILAIFCLLLMYAIVQQNHLLMMPWLFVALLSVICEVIFVIYIVASGHKKAVLILLIGTALSLWIIWVIFSFYKKLRQEALTNREETIRGYRFTAANTVEVY from the exons ATGATAAGTTTAAATCAGTTTACTACTAGTATAATACTTGCCGCTTTAACTTTAGTTACATGTGTAATACGTGCCGAGTTTCTGTTTTCGGTGTTGCATGATATTACATCGCCCAAACATTATGGAGATGGTGATATAGTGATAAATATTATATTGGTTATTAATATGGttgtatatttaatattggccatattttgtttgttattaatgtATGCCATAGTGcag CAAAACCACCTTCTGATGATGCCCTGGTTATTTGTGGCTCTACTGAGTGTTATTTGCGAAGTGATATTTGTCATTTATATTGTGGCATCGGGTCATAAGAAAGCGGTGTTAATTTTACTAATTGGAActg ctCTCAGTCTTTGGATTATATGGGTGATATTCTCATTTTATAAGAAACTACGTCAGGAAGCTCTTACTAATAGAGAGGAAACTATTCGTGGATATCGTTTTACAGCAGCTAATACAGTGGAAGTGTATTGA